CCAAGCTGCTCCCCGAGGGCCAGCCGCTCTACCCCGACGGCGACCTGACGGACGAGCCGGAGCTGGTGATGGTCGCCGAGCTGATCCGCGAAGCCGCCCTGGAGGGCGTCCGGGACGAGCTCCCGCACTCGCTGGCCGTGGTGGTCGAGGAGATGATCCCGCGCGAGGGTCGCCCGGCCGACCGCCCGCTGCTCGACATCCACGCCAACGTCTACATCGAGCGGCAGAGCCAGAAGGCCATCGTCATCGGCGCGAAGGGCGCCCGGCTGAAGTACGTCGGGACGACGGCGCGGAAGCACATCGAGGCGCTGCTCGGGACGCCGGTGTTCCTGGACCTGCACGTGAAGGTGGCGAAGGACTGGCAGCGGGATCCGAAGCAGCTGCGCAAGCTGGGGTTCTGACTTTTCTGCGGGACCCGAGGTTGCACTATCAGGGGCTCGGGGAACGGCGACGAGATCTGGCGTGTGGGTCACTGCGAAAGTGCCTGACCGCCTACGTACGGATCACCTTGTACGAGGTTGGCGTCGCAGTTCCCCGAGCCCCTGGGCCGTAGCCGGCTGGGCAGCTGCCTGAGGCGTCGTCAGGACGAGTCGCGGGGGATCAGGCGGACCGTCAGGAGGTTGCGGGTGGCCGGGGTGGTGGTGGGGTCGGCGATGATCTCGTCGATCAGGGTGGCGAGGGATTCGCCGCCGGGCAGGGTCATGTGGACGGTGCTGAGGCGGGGGCGGAGCAGGCGGCCGAGCAGGAGGTCGTCCGCGCCGACCAGGGCGACCCGGGCGGGGACGTCGAGGCCGAGGTCCTGCAGGGAGCGCAGCAGGAGCATGGCGTACTCGTCGTTGTAGCCGAACACCCCGTCCAGTCCGAGGTCGCGGCAGCGGGCCGCCGCGGCGGCTCCGGAGGCTTCGGTGAAGTCGAGTGGGAGGGTCTCCACCGGTCCGGCCAGGGCGGAGGCGGCGGCGGCCCGGAGGCCGGCCAGGCGGGGGGCGCTGAACTGGTCGAGGCCGGGGTCGGCGGGGATCACGACGCCGAGGCGGCGGCGGCCGGTGGCGAGCAGGTGGGCTCCGGCGGCGGCGCCGACCTCGCGTTGGTCCATGATCAGGGCGTGGGCGCCGGCGACCGGGGCGGTGCCGAGGGTGAAGACCGCCCGGGTGCCGGAGCGGTGCAGCAGGTCGACGCCGGCGGGGGTGAGGACCGGCTCCAGGCAGAGCACCGCCGCCGGCCTCAACTCGGCCCAGGCGCGGGCCGGTTCGTCGCCCTCGCCGGGGCTGGGGCCGTACAGCACGCTGGTGTAGCCGCGGCGGCGCAGGGCGCCCTGGAGCTCGCGGTAGAACTCGCTGAACAGTGGCCCGATCGGGGCCGAGGAGCCGCCCAGCAGGACCACACCGGTGCGGCCCGCGCGCAGTGAGCGGGCGGCGGCGTGCGGGACGTAGCCGAGTTCGGCGGCGGCCGCTCTGACCCGCTGTCGGGTCTGTTCGCCGACCCG
This genomic interval from Kitasatospora gansuensis contains the following:
- a CDS encoding LacI family DNA-binding transcriptional regulator; amino-acid sequence: MSNPPAAATPPTSADVARLAGVSRATVSFVLNDTAGGRVGEQTRQRVRAAAAELGYVPHAAARSLRAGRTGVVLLGGSSAPIGPLFSEFYRELQGALRRRGYTSVLYGPSPGEGDEPARAWAELRPAAVLCLEPVLTPAGVDLLHRSGTRAVFTLGTAPVAGAHALIMDQREVGAAAGAHLLATGRRRLGVVIPADPGLDQFSAPRLAGLRAAAASALAGPVETLPLDFTEASGAAAAARCRDLGLDGVFGYNDEYAMLLLRSLQDLGLDVPARVALVGADDLLLGRLLRPRLSTVHMTLPGGESLATLIDEIIADPTTTPATRNLLTVRLIPRDSS